The genomic interval AGTGAGGGTTACTTGATCCATAGCCGGGACTCCCCGAAATGTTATAAACTGTAAGTGACCACAGCCTTTGGTTTCTGACACATCTACACAGCAGAACTGTGTACAGAAatgtgtttcaaaatatttgttCGGGCTTTTTTTACAGAACAGACACTACGGTTATTGGCTGCAGTGGATTCCATGGAGATTGCTTGACGCTGACCAAAATTATCGATGCAAGGCTTAAGGTAGATTGATTTCACTTTTATAACTGTGGTTTGTGGGAGACTGAAACCCCAAAACCATTACCTGCAATGCTATATCTTattcatttacacagttttactGTATGGGCTTCAGATATTGCTCTTATTGAAGGTCATATAATGATGAAGACGATGATTGTGGGCTTAGACTGATGAGAGCTTGAGTAAATTTCAGCACAGTATTATCAGTCGTTTAATGCTTGATGAAGAAATCAGAATGTGGAATTGCCTGAGCTGAAGCCGCTTGCAGGTTTGTTGCTTATTTGGTAACAGGTTTCCTTTTTGTTCGAGACATCAGCCATAAATGACTAATATGAGAATCCTGCCAGTAGTATATATTCACTTTTTTGTATTCCCTTACAGATGTACAAGCACGCAAATAACAAGACCATGACAAGTGGAGCCATTGCAGCCATGCTGTCAACAATTCTGTACGGACGGCGCTTTTTCCCATACTACGTTTACAACATAATTGGTGGGCTTGATGAGGAAGGTAAGCTGGTCATCATGGTTCAATTCCAGCAGGCTTGGTTTATTTTCACTGTGGACTTCATATTACTTTTTATATGGCCCCCTACCCCAGTCTTACAAAATAATAAGGGAGGGAGAGGcaaatggaaagagagaaacagagataagAGAGATAGAGGCAGTAAGCGAGAGAGGGCGAGGCAGTAAGCGAGAGAGGGCGAGGCCGTAAGCGGGAGAGGTAGAGGCCGTAAGCGGGAGAGGTAGAGGCCGTAAGCGGGAGAGGTAGAGGCCGTAagcgggggagagagaaagagggaagaaaaagaattAGAAgcagagagcgagtgagagcaAGAGTGGTAGAGGCAgtaagcgagagagagcaagaggtaGAGGCAGTAAGCGAGAGGGAGAGGGCGGGTGGAGGAAaaagagggaagaaagaaaTGTAGAGGCcatgagagagagcaagaggggaaaagggagggagagaaagattgTCAGCCTGTGCTGtgactgaaaaagaaaaccaagactagcacagaaaaaagaatcttttcttcctttttccagCTTATAAAAGCCATGCTTCTATCTTGTTCAAGGTCGAGGTGCAGTGTACACGTTTGATCCGGTTGGGTCGTACCAGAGAGACACTTACATAGCAGGTGGATCAGCAAGTGCGATGCTGCAGCCACTGCTCGACAACCAGGTGAGAAGGATAACAGATTTACATACAGTAGAAAGTCTTTATTAACACAGGTGATGGAAATGTTAACATAGCAGCTGCTTTTATGGAAATTGGAGCTGACT from Pygocentrus nattereri isolate fPygNat1 chromosome 5, fPygNat1.pri, whole genome shotgun sequence carries:
- the psmb1 gene encoding proteasome subunit beta type-1; amino-acid sequence: MLSTHSLGENGKMKEYHYTGPVEHKFSPYAFNGGTVLAVAGEDFAIVASDTRLSEGYLIHSRDSPKCYKLTDTTVIGCSGFHGDCLTLTKIIDARLKMYKHANNKTMTSGAIAAMLSTILYGRRFFPYYVYNIIGGLDEEGRGAVYTFDPVGSYQRDTYIAGGSASAMLQPLLDNQIGFKNMENVEHVPLSLEKAVQLVKDVFISAAERDVYTGDALKICIVTKEGIQEEVVPLRKD